From the Purpureocillium takamizusanense chromosome 6, complete sequence genome, one window contains:
- the RAD52 gene encoding DNA repair protein rad52, variant 2 (EggNog:ENOG503NXP6~COG:L): MYVELDEADFCVPGDGHPDEVMVPHPTVVPPADRPPQMQPPTRQFNRAASAGTGTTRPLPPHTPNPANSRPAHHQDNHQGRPVAGNGRGSPNPSAQQPSIPNPAEPVAFFSARSVSTTNAAEPNAHIQNKQLFNPKAESPSIRKTPGIDHNSSRPLARNGQHIAPASSQSSAPSAPGATAGNTSSFTPVRQSAAAATAAAGGGPVTRSNVVNPSLDYTRRIGAPGGPGSPLANRNSYKPPSMKRPLPAGDGNGAVGVPRSPLVDVPPNTSGQANAPAADGADAKRPRMT, from the coding sequence ATGTATGTAGAGCTTGATGAGGCCGACTTTTGCGTGCCCGGTGATGGCCACCCCGACGAAGTCATGGTCCCGCATCCTACCGTGGTGCCCCCCGCCGACAGGCCACCGCAAATGCAGCCTCCCACGAGGCAGTTCAACCGAGCTGCTTCTGCCGGAACTGGCACCACACGACCGCTCCCTCCACATACGCCAAACCCTGCTAACTCGCGCCCGGCTCACCACCAAGACAACCATCAAGGTCGCCCCGTGGCCGGCAACGGAAGGGGTTCGCCCAACCCctcggcgcagcagccctcGATTCCCAATCCCGCGGAGCCCGtagccttcttctccgcgcGCTCCGTCTCGACCACAAACGCTGCCGAGCCCAACGCCCATATCCAGAACAAGCAACTCTTCAACCCAAAGGCCGAAAGCCCCTCGATACGAAAGACCCCCGGCATCGACCACAACTCGTCACGACCCTTGGCGAGGAACGGCCAGCACATCGCtcccgccagcagccagtCGTCAGCGCCATCAGCCCCCGGTGCCACTGCCGGCAACACGTCCAGCTTCACGCCGGTGaggcagtcggcggcggcggcgacggcagctgcaggaggcGGCCCAGTCACGCGAAGCAACGTCGTGAACCCGTCCCTCGACTACACCCGCCGCATCGGCGCGCCAGGCGGGCCCGGCAGCCCGCTGGCCAACAGAAACTCCTACAAGCCGCCGTCCATGAAGCGCCCACTTCCTGCAGGAGATGGGAAcggggccgtcggcgtcccgCGCTCGCCCCTCGTTGACGTGCCGCCAAACACGTCGGGCCAGGCCAACGCGCCCGcagccgacggcgcggatgcgAAGCGGCCAAGGATGACATGA